A genomic window from Massilia sp. METH4 includes:
- a CDS encoding GNAT family N-acetyltransferase, with protein sequence MATDRLTLRLWCMEDVAPFVALNADPAVTEFLPGPLTPEQALSFFAAQNAMYVQHGCCYFAAELTSTGELAGFVGLKYQDVSLPFAPCHEVGWRLASRHWGKGLATEGARAVLRFGFGELRLSEIVSFTVADNLRSRRVMERLGMVRDPGLDFAHPALPADHRLSRHVLYRLPKAAFGAA encoded by the coding sequence TTGGCTACCGATAGGCTGACGTTGCGCCTGTGGTGCATGGAGGATGTGGCGCCTTTCGTGGCACTCAATGCCGACCCGGCGGTGACGGAGTTCCTGCCCGGGCCGTTGACACCTGAGCAGGCATTGTCATTCTTTGCCGCCCAAAACGCGATGTACGTGCAGCACGGCTGCTGCTATTTCGCCGCCGAGCTGACGTCGACGGGCGAGCTGGCCGGGTTCGTGGGCTTGAAGTACCAGGATGTCTCGCTGCCGTTCGCGCCATGCCACGAGGTGGGCTGGCGGCTGGCTTCGCGTCATTGGGGAAAGGGGTTGGCCACCGAAGGAGCGCGCGCCGTGCTGCGCTTCGGATTTGGAGAGCTGCGTTTAAGCGAGATCGTGTCGTTCACGGTTGCCGATAACCTGCGCTCGCGCCGTGTGATGGAACGGTTGGGGATGGTGCGCGACCCTGGGCTGGACTTCGCGCACCCGGCACTGCCGGCGGACCACCGGCTGTCCCGGCATGTGCTGTACCGCCTGCCGAAGGCCGCTTTTGGGGCGGCCTGA